A region from the Riemerella anatipestifer genome encodes:
- a CDS encoding GNAT family N-acetyltransferase, which translates to MESLIIREYQEGDKDNLLSILKLNIPHFFAEEELNDFKIYLEQKIEYYFVAEYKGKIVGSGGINLEHASKIAKISWDFINPQYHGLGIGRKLLEYRIDIIKAMHKDYKIIVRTSQYVYPFYEKNGFVLESIIKDYWSQGFDLYLMQYKF; encoded by the coding sequence ATGGAAAGCTTAATCATCAGAGAATATCAAGAAGGAGACAAAGATAATCTTCTCAGTATTTTAAAATTAAATATTCCTCATTTCTTTGCAGAGGAAGAACTAAATGATTTCAAAATATATCTCGAACAAAAAATTGAATACTACTTTGTGGCAGAATACAAGGGTAAAATAGTTGGTTCAGGAGGTATTAACTTAGAACATGCTTCTAAAATTGCAAAAATAAGTTGGGATTTTATAAACCCTCAATACCACGGTTTAGGTATAGGAAGAAAACTTTTAGAATACAGAATTGATATAATAAAAGCAATGCATAAAGATTATAAAATTATAGTGAGAACTTCACAATATGTTTATCCGTTTTATGAGAAGAATGGTTTTGTATTGGAAAGCATTATAAAAGATTACTGGTCACAAGGATTTGATTTGTACTTAATGCAATACAAATTCTAA
- a CDS encoding glycine--tRNA ligase has protein sequence MAKQEDDFKKVVSHAKEYGFIFPSSEIYDGLSAVYDYGQNGAELKNNIKQYWWKAMTQLNENIVGLDSAILMHPTTWKASGHVDAFNDPLIDNKDSKKRFRADVLIEDYCAKLEDKAQKEIAKAQKRFGADFDEEQFVNTNPRVLEYRERQKSILTRMAKSLDNNDLADVKALIEELEIADPDTGSKNWTEVRQFNLMFGTKLGASAENAMELYLRPETAQGIFVNFANVQKTSRHKLPFGIAQIGKAFRNEIVARQFIFRMREFEQMEMQFFVAPGTELSFYEEWKQKRLNWHLALGLGTENYKFHDHEKLAHYANAAADIEFKFPFGFKELEGIHSRTDFDLSAHEKFSGRKLQYFDPERGESYVPYVVETSVGLDRMFLAVFSSSLKEEALEDGSTRTVLSLPPALAPVKAAILPLVKKDGLPEFAEKIFNELKYDFNVIFEEKDSIGKRYRRQDAIGTPFCITVDHDSLNDNTVTLRERDTMKQERVSVEDLRKIIDDKVNFRTLLSKI, from the coding sequence ATGGCTAAGCAAGAAGACGATTTTAAGAAAGTGGTATCCCACGCTAAAGAATATGGGTTTATCTTTCCATCTAGTGAAATATACGACGGACTATCTGCTGTTTATGATTATGGGCAAAATGGTGCCGAACTAAAAAATAATATTAAGCAATATTGGTGGAAAGCCATGACTCAGCTTAATGAAAACATCGTTGGGTTAGACTCTGCTATCCTAATGCACCCTACTACATGGAAGGCTTCTGGGCATGTGGACGCCTTCAACGACCCTTTGATAGACAACAAAGATTCCAAGAAAAGATTTAGAGCCGATGTGCTTATAGAAGACTATTGTGCAAAATTAGAAGATAAGGCGCAGAAAGAAATAGCTAAAGCTCAAAAAAGATTTGGTGCTGATTTTGACGAAGAACAATTTGTAAATACCAACCCTAGAGTTCTAGAGTATAGAGAAAGACAGAAAAGTATTCTTACTAGAATGGCTAAATCTCTTGATAATAATGATTTAGCTGATGTTAAAGCCCTTATAGAAGAACTAGAAATTGCTGACCCTGACACAGGCTCTAAAAACTGGACAGAAGTAAGACAGTTTAACCTAATGTTTGGGACTAAACTAGGAGCTTCCGCGGAAAACGCTATGGAGCTTTACCTAAGACCAGAGACAGCACAAGGTATTTTTGTAAACTTCGCTAATGTACAGAAAACTTCTAGACATAAACTCCCTTTTGGGATTGCTCAAATTGGAAAAGCGTTTAGAAATGAAATTGTAGCTAGACAATTCATTTTCCGTATGAGAGAGTTTGAACAAATGGAAATGCAGTTTTTTGTAGCTCCAGGAACGGAATTGTCATTCTACGAAGAATGGAAACAAAAACGACTTAATTGGCATTTGGCACTTGGATTAGGTACGGAAAATTATAAGTTCCACGACCACGAAAAACTAGCTCATTATGCCAATGCAGCAGCCGATATAGAATTTAAATTCCCATTCGGATTTAAAGAGCTAGAAGGTATCCATTCAAGAACAGACTTTGACCTTTCTGCACACGAGAAATTCTCAGGTAGAAAACTACAATATTTTGACCCAGAAAGAGGCGAAAGCTATGTGCCTTATGTGGTAGAAACTTCTGTAGGATTAGACAGAATGTTCCTAGCCGTGTTCTCTAGCTCTCTTAAAGAAGAGGCTTTAGAAGATGGCTCTACAAGAACGGTATTGTCTTTACCTCCAGCTTTAGCTCCTGTAAAAGCGGCTATTTTGCCATTAGTGAAAAAAGACGGATTACCAGAATTTGCGGAAAAAATCTTCAACGAATTAAAGTACGATTTTAATGTCATATTTGAAGAAAAAGATAGTATTGGTAAGCGTTACAGAAGACAAGATGCCATAGGTACACCTTTCTGTATTACTGTAGACCACGATTCACTCAATGATAATACAGTAACTCTTAGAGAAAGAGATACAATGAAACAAGAAAGAGTATCTGTGGAAGACCTGAGAAAAATTATAGATGATAAAGTAAACTTTAGAACACTTTTATCTAAAATCTAA
- a CDS encoding aminotransferase class V-fold PLP-dependent enzyme, with the protein MLDIKYIRSQFPILSQKVNGKDLVYLDNGASSQKPISVLQAWENYYKEINANVHRGIHTLSQLATEAMEKARKKVQTFINSKHDYEIIFTRGTTESINLVAYALTPHIKQGDEIIISYLEHHSNIVPWQMLCQRTGAILRVIPMDENGILQIDVLDEWLSEKTKLVSVNQVSNALGVINPIEKIIAKTRRLSDALILIDGAQSVPHFKIDVQKLDCDFFVFSGHKMYAPMGTGILYGKEKALNSLAPFHGGGEMIATCSFEETTYAELPFRFEAGTPNVGGNIALGAAVDFMMTIGHNDIQNHENKLMRYAQNQLKQMEGVHIYAEKAPRVGAISFNLDGVGIASDVGMILDKMGIAVRTGHHCTQPIMKFFDIAGTVRASFAVYNTLEEIDIFVEGLKKAQKMLR; encoded by the coding sequence ATGCTAGACATTAAATATATAAGAAGTCAATTTCCTATTTTATCTCAAAAAGTTAATGGTAAAGATTTGGTTTATTTAGATAACGGGGCATCTTCGCAAAAGCCTATTTCTGTTTTGCAGGCTTGGGAAAATTATTACAAAGAAATCAATGCTAATGTGCATAGAGGCATACATACTTTGAGCCAATTGGCAACCGAAGCTATGGAAAAGGCTCGTAAAAAAGTTCAAACTTTTATCAATTCGAAGCACGATTATGAAATTATTTTCACGAGAGGAACTACGGAATCCATCAACTTAGTCGCTTATGCCCTTACGCCTCATATCAAGCAAGGTGATGAAATCATTATTTCCTACCTAGAACATCACTCTAATATTGTACCTTGGCAGATGCTGTGCCAGAGAACAGGGGCTATACTAAGGGTAATTCCTATGGATGAAAATGGCATACTGCAAATAGATGTTTTAGATGAATGGCTTTCTGAAAAAACAAAATTAGTATCGGTAAATCAAGTATCTAATGCCTTGGGAGTCATCAATCCAATAGAGAAAATTATAGCAAAAACAAGACGATTATCAGACGCTTTAATATTGATAGACGGAGCACAATCAGTGCCACATTTTAAAATAGATGTTCAAAAATTAGACTGTGATTTTTTTGTATTTTCGGGACACAAAATGTACGCTCCTATGGGAACGGGTATTCTTTATGGTAAGGAGAAAGCTCTTAATTCTTTGGCTCCATTTCACGGTGGCGGAGAAATGATAGCCACTTGTTCCTTTGAAGAAACTACCTATGCCGAACTTCCGTTTAGGTTTGAAGCAGGAACGCCTAATGTAGGAGGTAATATTGCACTAGGAGCAGCCGTGGATTTTATGATGACAATAGGTCATAACGATATACAAAACCACGAAAATAAACTAATGCGATATGCTCAAAACCAACTAAAACAAATGGAAGGCGTACATATCTATGCAGAAAAAGCGCCTAGAGTTGGTGCTATTTCTTTCAATCTTGATGGCGTGGGTATAGCTTCTGATGTAGGTATGATTTTAGACAAAATGGGCATAGCCGTAAGAACGGGACACCATTGTACACAGCCTATCATGAAGTTTTTTGATATAGCTGGTACAGTAAGAGCTAGTTTTGCGGTTTATAATACCTTAGAAGAAATAGATATTTTTGTAGAAGGATTGAAAAAAGCACAAAAAATGTTGAGGTGA
- a CDS encoding erythromycin esterase family protein, with product MKSKILILSLLSNLLFSQSRMNLGFENVSDNNKMLKWRSNKKNQSIEIDTLVKFEGNRSLKITGESISSDDKNDFAVVMQTIPKKYLNGKEFVLKARIKSKSNFDGVAFPYLRTLDKDKKNVSFLNQQDKPVKGNTDWQEVTIKIPILENVENLDFGFVYKGKGIAWFDKVEILLDGKPIEKPVKELTPEQITAIKKYVYPLSSFEPTSSDNTDLEILKTLVGNSKVVALGEATHGTSEIYKMKDRLTRYLVKNHKFDIFSLEAYMQQAYLANDYTIKNTATLNEALQNLVFFVWKTEEMSTMLQWMKQYNNGSQKILFTGFDMQDATEPIKQLYEAFSEDKDIVKKIEKLSSTVKEFAYENRGNIKSYILKKEQADIIYPIIAELKTKINENSKFSTNDKSWQTQNVRIIEQLLEKSSINRDKFMAENFLWIKEHNPNSKFIISAHNGHVNTVKNRMGKFLKDKLQNDYKTFGFAFFDGEYTARGTKDKMLATQTAQKPYLGTYEYWMNSLNVPYFILDLNEMKKDNDLSWLVSDLDFRSVGHTKPLNEFYQTDISDNYDYLIFINKSTSAKRLE from the coding sequence ATGAAGTCAAAAATCTTAATTCTTTCATTATTATCAAACCTTCTTTTTTCACAATCTAGAATGAACCTTGGTTTTGAAAATGTATCCGACAATAATAAAATGTTAAAATGGAGATCAAACAAAAAAAATCAAAGCATTGAAATTGATACTTTAGTTAAATTTGAAGGAAACAGAAGTTTGAAAATTACAGGAGAAAGTATATCATCAGATGATAAAAATGATTTTGCTGTAGTGATGCAAACGATTCCAAAAAAATATCTCAACGGAAAAGAATTTGTGCTTAAAGCAAGGATAAAATCAAAAAGTAATTTTGATGGTGTAGCCTTTCCCTATTTAAGAACATTAGATAAAGACAAAAAAAATGTTTCATTTCTCAATCAGCAAGACAAACCAGTAAAAGGAAATACAGATTGGCAAGAAGTAACAATAAAAATACCTATCCTAGAAAATGTGGAAAATCTAGACTTTGGATTTGTGTATAAAGGAAAAGGGATAGCTTGGTTTGATAAAGTTGAGATACTACTTGACGGAAAACCTATTGAGAAACCTGTAAAGGAATTAACTCCCGAACAGATTACAGCGATAAAAAAATATGTTTATCCGCTAAGTTCATTTGAACCAACTTCGAGTGATAATACTGATCTAGAAATATTAAAGACATTAGTAGGTAATTCTAAAGTAGTCGCTTTGGGAGAAGCGACGCACGGAACAAGCGAGATTTATAAAATGAAGGATAGACTAACTCGCTACTTGGTAAAAAATCACAAATTTGATATTTTTTCGCTCGAAGCATATATGCAACAAGCCTATCTTGCAAATGACTATACCATAAAAAATACTGCAACGCTCAATGAAGCATTGCAAAACCTTGTCTTCTTTGTTTGGAAAACCGAAGAGATGTCTACAATGTTACAATGGATGAAACAATATAATAATGGCTCTCAAAAAATTCTTTTCACAGGTTTTGATATGCAAGATGCTACTGAACCAATAAAGCAGTTATATGAAGCATTTTCGGAAGATAAAGATATTGTCAAAAAAATTGAGAAATTGTCTTCCACTGTTAAAGAATTTGCGTACGAGAATAGAGGAAATATAAAATCTTATATTCTTAAAAAAGAACAAGCAGATATTATTTATCCTATTATTGCAGAATTAAAAACTAAAATAAATGAAAATTCAAAATTTTCTACAAATGATAAATCTTGGCAAACCCAAAATGTTAGAATTATCGAGCAATTATTAGAAAAATCAAGTATTAATCGAGATAAATTTATGGCTGAAAATTTCTTATGGATAAAAGAACATAACCCAAACTCCAAATTCATAATTTCAGCACATAATGGACATGTTAATACTGTGAAAAATAGAATGGGCAAATTTTTGAAAGACAAGTTACAAAATGATTATAAAACTTTCGGATTTGCTTTTTTTGACGGAGAATATACAGCAAGAGGAACTAAAGATAAAATGCTAGCAACACAAACCGCACAAAAACCATATTTGGGAACTTATGAATATTGGATGAATTCTTTAAATGTCCCATACTTTATATTAGACCTAAATGAAATGAAAAAAGACAACGATCTAAGTTGGTTGGTTTCCGATTTGGACTTTAGATCAGTTGGCCACACAAAACCATTAAATGAATTTTATCAAACGGATATTTCTGATAATTATGACTATCTAATTTTCATTAATAAATCAACAAGTGCAAAACGACTTGAATAA
- the rpsT gene encoding 30S ribosomal protein S20 yields the protein MANHKSALKRIRQNEVRRLRNRYYHKTTRTAVKVLRNEEDKKVASEQLPKVISLIDKLAKRNIIHKNKAANLKSKLTKHVNKLA from the coding sequence ATGGCAAATCATAAATCAGCACTTAAGAGAATAAGACAGAATGAAGTTAGAAGACTTCGTAACAGATACTATCACAAGACTACTAGAACTGCTGTGAAAGTATTAAGAAATGAGGAAGATAAAAAAGTTGCGTCAGAGCAATTGCCTAAGGTAATTTCTTTGATAGATAAGCTTGCTAAAAGAAATATTATTCACAAGAATAAAGCGGCTAATTTAAAAAGTAAGTTAACTAAGCACGTTAACAAGTTAGCTTAA
- a CDS encoding N-acetylmuramoyl-L-alanine amidase family protein, with translation MNTIKYIFPIKKYLALFFSVLFVTITAQKKFTIVLDAGHGGSDHGAYRSYSDLGTVREKDVTLSVVLKLGEMLEKNKDLRIIYTRKEDIYPNLTSRTNLANRSKADLFISIHCNAAKSSAYGTETFVQGPDQNAANLEVAKSENDVIFLDEEDKQTFASYDPKTPESLIALKLQQQKYLERSLIFGSFVEDNFVNKDKRFSRGVKQKNLHVLRLNAMPSVLIEMGFISNYDEAAYLSSDSGQKAIVQSIYNAVVAYKKLHDKTSGRPSFNDVPEKPKEQPLKNDFRVLLMSSADKFNDGDPALKGLNYVFTMKEGNFYKYYYGTTNYASIKDANVKTAKDAGFRNAVAIGFVPNQKLAQGYYTLEVAVTDKKLGNDSYILKTLNNVERNRNGGKFYYTYGKFSTLEEAISEMKSIENKGVKNIVVEKVIK, from the coding sequence ATGAACACGATTAAATATATATTTCCCATAAAAAAATATTTAGCACTTTTTTTTAGTGTTTTATTCGTAACTATAACGGCTCAGAAAAAATTCACTATCGTTCTCGATGCTGGGCATGGTGGGAGTGACCACGGTGCTTACAGAAGTTATAGTGATTTGGGGACAGTAAGAGAAAAAGATGTTACTCTTTCAGTAGTATTGAAGTTAGGTGAAATGCTAGAAAAAAACAAAGATCTTAGAATAATTTATACAAGAAAAGAAGATATATATCCTAACTTAACTTCTAGAACCAATTTAGCTAACCGTTCTAAGGCTGATTTGTTTATTTCTATACATTGCAACGCTGCAAAAAGTAGTGCCTATGGTACAGAAACCTTTGTGCAAGGGCCAGATCAAAATGCAGCTAATTTAGAGGTAGCGAAGTCTGAAAATGATGTTATTTTTCTAGATGAAGAAGACAAACAAACATTCGCTTCCTATGACCCTAAAACGCCAGAATCTTTGATAGCCCTTAAACTTCAACAACAAAAATATTTGGAAAGAAGTCTTATTTTCGGAAGTTTTGTAGAGGATAACTTTGTGAATAAAGATAAAAGATTTTCTAGGGGAGTTAAACAAAAAAACCTTCATGTATTAAGGTTAAATGCTATGCCTTCGGTACTTATAGAGATGGGTTTTATTAGTAATTATGATGAGGCAGCCTATTTATCTTCAGATTCTGGACAAAAAGCTATAGTTCAAAGTATATATAATGCAGTAGTAGCATATAAAAAGCTTCATGATAAAACAAGCGGAAGACCTAGCTTTAATGATGTGCCAGAGAAACCTAAAGAGCAACCACTAAAAAATGATTTTAGAGTTCTGCTGATGAGTTCTGCTGATAAGTTTAATGATGGAGATCCTGCTTTGAAAGGGCTTAATTATGTTTTTACAATGAAGGAAGGTAATTTCTATAAATATTATTATGGGACTACAAATTATGCTTCTATAAAAGATGCTAATGTGAAAACAGCAAAAGATGCCGGTTTTAGAAATGCTGTGGCTATAGGTTTTGTACCTAATCAGAAGTTAGCACAAGGATATTATACTTTAGAAGTGGCTGTTACAGACAAAAAATTAGGGAATGATTCTTATATACTTAAAACATTGAATAATGTTGAAAGAAACCGAAATGGTGGTAAATTTTACTATACCTATGGTAAATTCTCTACTTTGGAGGAAGCTATTTCTGAAATGAAATCTATTGAAAATAAGGGTGTTAAAAATATTGTTGTAGAAAAAGTTATAAAATAG
- a CDS encoding YkgJ family cysteine cluster protein, whose protein sequence is MDLELNRQNAQQKHKEHKKFLDKLKKKPPKNLDYLTKEIHDEVFDEIDCLSCANCCKTTGPLFTTQDIERISKFLKLKPTQFEEKYLRIDEDNDWVLQQLPCPFLFSDNTCMIYEVRPKACREFPHTDRKKIYQINHLTIKNIEICPAAFKWVEKMREKIE, encoded by the coding sequence ATGGATTTGGAACTTAATAGGCAAAATGCTCAACAGAAGCATAAAGAACATAAAAAATTCTTAGATAAACTCAAGAAAAAACCACCTAAAAATCTAGATTATCTTACCAAAGAAATTCACGATGAAGTATTTGATGAGATAGACTGTCTGTCTTGTGCTAACTGTTGTAAAACCACGGGGCCTCTTTTTACAACACAAGATATAGAGCGAATTTCCAAATTTTTAAAGCTAAAACCTACTCAGTTTGAGGAAAAATATCTAAGGATAGACGAAGATAATGATTGGGTATTACAACAATTGCCTTGCCCATTTCTGTTCTCTGATAATACTTGTATGATTTATGAAGTCCGTCCCAAAGCCTGCCGAGAGTTTCCCCATACGGATAGAAAGAAGATTTACCAAATCAATCATCTTACAATTAAAAATATAGAAATATGTCCTGCAGCCTTTAAATGGGTTGAGAAAATGCGAGAAAAAATAGAGTAA